Within Paenibacillus albicereus, the genomic segment ATCGGCCAGGATGCGGCTCGGCGAAGGCAGCAGCCAGGCCTCGACGCCCCACAGCCGCACCGCCGCCTCCCAGAGCAGCAGCAGCGCCGCAAGCACGACGAGCGGCGGTCCTGCCGCTTTCAGCCGCGCGCGCCCCCGCCCGCCGCCCGCACGCTCTGCCGGAGCGGCCCCGGCTGCCGCTTCGCGCCGGACGGCATCGCTCCCGCCCGGCCCGGTCCGCTCCGGCTCGCGTCGGCCGCTACTGGCCATCCGGGTAGTTTTCAAGCAGACGGTCCATCGAGGCCCCGTTCTCCGGATTGTAGTAGATCTTGACCTGGGAGATGACCGACGGGCAGCCGAGGTCGGCCATCGCCTCGCTCATGCGGGCGACGACCGCGAGCAGCTCCTGCAGGTCGCCCTCCATCGTCGTCTCCAGCGGGGCGACGCGGTACGGCACGCCGGCCTCCTTGATGATGTCGATCGCACGATCGACGTAAGGCAGGACGCTCTGTCCTCCCGGCGTCGTCGGCAAAATCTGGATGCTAACCAGCGCATTGGCCATGTCGATGCACTCCTCTCGATGTCTGGGAATCACTTGCCTTCAGGCAGGAACTCGTTCGTGAACGCCTTCGCCAGATCCGGCTTGGCGTCCATCAGGCCGTGCTCGACCATCCAGTCGGCGTACCCGTTCCATACCTCGGCCTTCTGCTCGCCCCAGCGGGCCGCGTCGTCCTGGTACTTGGGACTCAGCCACTTCTGGCTGGCGCGCACGAGCTCCGGATTCAGGTCGGGCACGGCCGCGATCAGCACATCCGCCGCTCCCTCGGGATCGCGGATCGCCTCCTCGTAGCCTTCCGAAGCGCCGGCGACGAACGCGCGCACCAGCTCCGGCTGCTCGGCGATCAGCTTCTCGCTCGTCTGCAACAGCGGCGTATAGTAGTCGAGCTTGTCGCTGTAGTCGGTCAGATACACCATGTTCAGCTGCTCGCCGCGAAGCTCCGCCTCGACGCCCGTCCACCCGTAGAAAATCCAGGCGAAGTCGATGTCGCGCTTGACGGCGGTGAAGAAGTCGGCGTTGCCCATGTTGACGATCCTGACCTTCCCGACTTCCGCCTGCTGCTCCTGCATGAGCGAGGCGAGCACCTCCTGCTCGACCGGCGCTCCCCAGCCGCCGTACGTCTTGCCTTCGAAGTCCTTCGGCTCCTTGATTCCTTTGTCCGCCGGCGAGGCGAACCCCGACGTATTGTGCTGGATGACCGCCGCGACCGAGACGAGCGGCAGCTCCTGCGTGCGCGCCAGCGTCAAGTTCTCCTGGTAGCCGACGCCGAACTGCGCCTCTCCCTTGGCGACGAGCGTGTCGGCGGCCGTCCCCTCCGGCGGCTGCACGATCTCGACGTCCAGGCCATGCTCCTTGAAATAGCCCTTGTCGCGCGCCACATACAGTCCCGTATGATTCGTGTTCGGCGTCCAGTCGAGCACGACCTTCACCTTTTGCAGCGGCGCGTCCGTCGCCGCCGCTCCGCCGTTCTCCTCGGCCGTGCCGCCGCAGCCGGCCAGCCCGATCGCCAGCGCCGCCGCCAGCACGCCGCTTGTCCATCTGTTCCTGTTCCCCATTGCTCTCCCCTGCTTTCTTCTCTCGATCCGCTTCGCCTGGGTTCGCGGTCCGCCTTCCCTTCCTCCGCGCACCTGAGCCCGTCCAACGAAAAAAGACGCCTCCCCCAAGGAAGACGTCATGATGTCATGGCAGATCGCGCTGGGACCTCGGCAAGCTCCCCCAAGGGGCTTGCCGCCGGTCAGGCGGCTGCATACGGTTCCTACGCTGGCATTATCCAGATCAGGTGTACGGGTCGGGATGCTTCTCCCCTCTCAGCCGGCGTGCGCCAGCTCCCCAGCTATGCGGTTGTCAATAGAGCCATTATAGCAGAGAGCGGGCCGATTGCAACCGGATTGTCGAACGATGGCGAAGCTCGGAGCGAAAAAGCGGAAGCCGCCGAATCCTTCGTTCGGCGGCTTGGTCGCGGTTCGCGCTTTCGACCGGAGCTTCATGCGGACGGCTGCGCCCGGGGAGCAGGCTCCGCTCCGCCCTGCCCTTCTCCGGCTTTCTTTTTCCGCTGCCGCTCGGCCTTGCGCTTCACCCAGCCGACGCCAGTCAGCAGCATGATCCCCGGCAGCACGAGCTGATAGAACGGCGTCAGCTTGAGTCCGAGCTCCAGGCCGAGCCATAGATGGAACGTATTCGTCGGTTCAAGAAAAGAGGTCCCGTAGATGAGGGCGCCGAGCCCGATCGCGCCGGCAGGCAGCGGCAAGCGGCAGGCCGAGCGCAGCAGCAGCGCGGAGGCCAGATACAGCGCGGATATTTTGACGTAGAGCCCGATGTAGAGCAGCAGCGTCACCAGGATGTCCAGCCGTTCGATGAAGTTCGCCAGCCGAATCAGCTCGACCGCCTCCAGCGTCGGCAACGCCTTGATCGACGCCATGGCCGGGCCGAGCACCATCATGATGACGGCATTGACCGCGATCAGGAAGATGGCGACGAGCCCGTATGCGGCATAACTGGCCGCCCCGGTCTGCTTGTTGGCCGCCGCGTATTTCCAGAAGACGAGCAGCACGATCGTCTGGCTGAACGGAAAGGCGATCAGGTTCGGAAACGCCGCCTGCAGCACCGGCATCGGTCCATGCTCCAGCACCGGCCTTAGCCGGTCCGGATCGATCCGGCCCGAGGCCAGCAGCAGCACGAGCAGCAGCATGTAGCTTCCGGCGAGCACCGGCAGCAGCACTTGCGCGATCCGAAAGAACGTATCGACCCCTTTGGTGACCGTATAGAAGCCGATCCCGACGATGAGCAGCATCGTGCACCAGAGCGGCGTCTCCGGGAGCAGCGTCATCGCCGTCAGCTCGCCGAAATCGCGGACGTTGCGCATCGACTCGTAGGCGATCAGCAGCGCGAATGCGATGCCGAGCAGCGTGCCCAACGCCTTGCCGAAATGAAGCTTGAACAAGCCGGCCAGATCCTCCTCGGGCGCCCGGTTCTGCAGCGTCCGGTACACCCAAAGCACGCCCAATCCCGCCGCTGCCGCCGCGCTCAGGGCTATCCAGGAATCCTGGCCCGCCTCGATGCCGAGCTCGAACATCGGCGTGCTGCCGATGCAGAACAGGATCAGGAAAATCGCGATCTGTCCGGCGCTTACCCCGCGGTTGTCCATAGGCGACTCACTCCTTCCGGCGCGCGTCCTCCGCCGCCTGTACGTACGACCGGTTGCTTCGGCCCGTGCGGGCGATCTTAACGTGCAGGTCGAACTCGGACCGAACCTGCGGGTACACCTGCTCGTTCCATTCCTTCTCCACTTCCTTCCATCCGCGCGGATCGCTCAGCCGAAGCGCCTGGCCGAAGCCGGCCAGGTCCGCTCCCAGCCGCTGCGAGGCGCGGATGCCGCTTTCCATGTCGTTCCGCAGCTCCCGCTCGATTCGCTCCTCCAGCCTTTCCAGGTCCTGCGGCTTGTCCAAGGAGCCCTCGCAATTGTACTCGAGCAGCGTCCCCTCGGCGCTCTCTTCGATCCGCATCCGCCAGCCTTCGCCTTCTCGATAGGGCCTTACCCGCGCATGCGTCCTCCGCAGCCGGATGCTGTTGCGCTTGAGCTTCTCGTCCGGGCAAGAGAACGAGACGGTCGTCTCCTTGGCCTGGCCCCGCACCCACAGCAGCCCCCTCGCCTCATGCGTGCTGAGCCATCCGACGAGCCGGCCCTCCTTGAACGCACCGAGCCGCTGCAATCTAATCTTGGCGCCGGTGTACGTCTTTTTGGCCGCATCGACGCTGTCCACCGGCTCATCCGAGCCGCTCAGCCCGATGCCCGGCACGCCCGTCACCCGCACCGGGCCGAGCAGATCCTGAGCGACATTGAACACCGTCATCTGGCGGAAGTTCCCGCCGTGGTTCCCCTCCTGCGTGATGAGCCGCACGATGCCGGCTCCGGATATCTTCTCCATCGGCAGCAGCTGCTCCAGCAGCTTTCTTGCATTGCCCTCGGTCACGAACATCATGACCGTCTCGCGGGAATCGCCGTTGCGCATGTAGGCTTCGATCAGCTCCGAGATGCCTTTGCGCGCGGCCTCTTCGCTGACGACGACGATCTGGTTATGGCCGAAGTAGAGCCGCCTCGACATCTCCTGAGTAGCGCGGGACACCGCTCCCCGAAAGCTTTCTCCCTCGGTGGTGAACACGTTGAACGGAGCGGACGACAGCCCGACATATGCGCCTTGGGCCGAGATCGCGCTCGGAATGACGAGCTGGTAGCTGATCCGCCAGCGGCCGCTCTCCGTCACGTCTACCGCGGTGGCCGAGATGATGCCGAGCTCGTTGAGCTCCTGGCGGTCCCAGCAGCCCGCCGCGCCGATCGGCAGGAGCGTCAGCAGCAGCGCGAGCGTCAGGCGGCGCAGCGTCATCCGCCTGCGGGGCGATTCCCTGCGCCGCCTTCTCCGCGCCCTCATGGTCCTCCGCCCCCCGGCTTCACGCCCGACTGCCGCTTGCGGTTTCCTTTGCGGGCCAGCAGCGGGCGCAGCGTCATCGTCCAGCGCGGCATGCGCAGGATCGTATCGCGCCAGCTGCCCTTGACCCACGGCGCCATCGGCGACAGATAAGGGACGCCGAAGGAATACAGCCCCGCCAGATGGATGATGAGGATGAGGTCGAGCGAAATGATGCCGACGAACCCGAGCACGCCGGCGCTCAGCATGAACAGGAACCGCATGAGGCGGGCGGCACTGGCGATGTTCACCTGCGGAGCGACGAAGCTCGAGATCGCCGTGAACGCCACGATGATGACCATGGCCGCCGAGACGAGGCCCGCCTGCACGGTCGCCGTGCCGATGACGAGCGCGCCGACGATCGAGATCGCCGGCCCGATCGCCCGAGGCATGCGCACGCCCGCCTCCCGCAGCACCTCGAACGTCAGCTCCATGAGCAGCGCCTCCATCAGCGCAGGGAACGGCGCCCCCTCCCGCTGCGCCGACAGGCTGATGAGCAGATTGGTCGGCATCATCTCTTGATGGAACGTCGTGATGGCGATGTACAGGGCGGGCAGATGCAGCGAGATCAGGAAGGCGCTGAAGCGGAGGACGCGCAGGAAGCTCGCGATGTCCCAGCGCTGGTAGTAGTCCTCCGGCGACTGGAAGAAGCGCACCATCGTGACCGGAGCGAGCAGCGCGAACGGGCTGCCGTCGGATAGGACCGCCACATGGCCCTCCAGCAGATAGGCGGCCGCCTGGTCCGGCCGCTCCGTACTGAGCAGCGTAGGGAAGAACGTGAACGTCTTGTCCTGGATAAATTCCTCGATATAGCCGCTGTCGACGATGCCGTCGACGTCGATCGCCGCCAGCCTGCGGCGCGCCTCGGCGACCAGCTCCGGGCGGACCGCGTCTTGAAGGTAGACCAGCGCGACCTCCGTGCAGGTCTGCCTGCCGATGCGCGTCGACTCCACGGTCAGCCGCTCCGAGCGGATGATGCGGCGCAGCAGCCCGAGGTTCGTGCTGAGCGACTCGGCGAATCCTTGCTGCGGGCCGCGGATGACGGTCTGGGAGATCGGCTCCGATACGGGACGCCGCTCTCCGCCGTCCGCGTCCGCGGCCAGCGCCGTGCCGATGCCGTCGATCAGGACGAGGCAGCAGCCGAGCAGCAGCGCATCCAGCGCCTGCTCCAGCGTCGGGACCGATTGGGTCAAGCCGGACGTAATCGTTCCCGAGCGCAGGCGCTCCGCCGCCGCGGCCAGCCCGATCCGCTCCGGCCGGCTCCCTTCCTCCGGCGGGGCAGCGCTCTGCAGCTTGCCCAGGATCGTCTCGCTGATGACGCTCTCGTCTACGATGCCCTGCACATAGAGTACGGCGAGCCGGACGTCCGGCAGAGCCGGGGAGCCCGTCATGCGCAGGCGCAGATCGGCCGAGTCCCCGAACTGCCGGCGGATCGCCTGCGCGTTCGCCGCCAGCGACGTGCTGAGCGGCGTCGCGCTCTTGCGCCGGCCGGGCGAGGACGCGCCTTTGGCAAAGCCGTCCCGGCTCCTGTCTTTCCCGGCGCGGCCGGCGCCTTCGCCGCCGGCGCCCGGCTCGTCGCCGCTTCGTCCGTCGCCCGCACCGCCGCGCGCATCGGTCGGCATGCCGGCGCTTTTGCCGCTGCCCTCCCGATCGACGCCGCTGCTGGCGGACCTGACGCCGGCTTCAGCCGCTGCTCCGTTCCCGTCCTCGCTCGCCATCGCCACCCCTCCTTTGCCAAGTTGTCCTTATTTTGGACTGGCGCCGAAAAAGTATGCGGACCTTCGCATGCGCGTCGAGAGCCCGATTTCCGTCCGCTTCAAATCAAAAGACCGGACTGCGGGAGTCCGGTCTTCCATCTGCGCTGCCGCGCTCTTTGACAGCTTTCGCACTTCTTGGTTTCCATCACGAATTCTTCGTAAAATAAGGTTAAACTAGAACCATCCGCTGAAGGAGGATTGGACATGCCCTCGTATCTCTCTGAACCGGCTCGCCGTATTTTGATCGTCGATGACGAGCTGCCCATGCAAGACTTGCTTCAAGTCTATCTTCATTCCGAGGGATTTCAGACCCGGACGGCTTCCAATGGGTTGGAGGCCTTGGAAAAAATAAAAGAAGATGAATTCGACTTGATTTTGCTGGATCTCATGCTTCCCGGCATGGACGGGTTTGACATTTGCAAAGCCGTCCGAGAAATTTCCACCGTCCCTATCATCATGCTGACGGCGAGAGAAGGCACCGTCGATAAAGTCGTAGGCTTGAAAATGGGAGCCGATGACTATATCACCAAGCCATTCGAAGCAAGAGAGATGCTTGCCCGAATGGAAGCGATTTTTCGAAGACAGCACTTCCAAGAGAAGCAACGGAGACGCTCCGACCGTCAGGAAGCCGGCGTCACGCTTTTTTTCAAAGGCTTGCAGCTGAACTTGCGCACTCATCAGGCTTATCTGGACGATCAGGAGCTGCTGTTCACGCCTAAAGAATTTGCCATTTTAAAATTGTTCTTGTCCAACAAAGGCCGCATCTTTCACCGGGAGGACATATTGGGAATGTTATGGGGCGATCGGCAGATCAACGACGATCGGACCGTCGATACCCATATCAAGAACATCAGGGAGAAGCTGACCAAAGGCGGCCTGAAAGGCAGCGATGTCATCAAAACCATTTGGGGGACGGGATATATCTGTCATGATACGAAACAGGCTGAATAGCATCTCGGTCAAGCTCGGCGCGGTTTGGATCCTTTTGTTCATGGTGCTGCTGATGTGCATCGGGTCGCTTCTGTACATGTTCTTTATTCGCTTTTATACCGAAAATGCTCTGAGCGAGCAAGTTCAGCGCAATGAGAGCTATGCCGCCGTCCTCAACGATCATTTCGATCAAACGACGATGGCCCATGTTCTTTTAACCGAAAGCCGTACCGACAATCTTTTGATCGTCGTGGATCAGTTCAACACGATCAAAGGCGCTTCGAAAGCGGTAGAGAGCCTGCCCGACGACTATCGGTCCGACATCATTTATCATGGACAGAACAAGGATCGGCATGGGCCCGTCATCAACTCGGACTGGAAGAACGAACCTTATTTCGTGACGGAAGCTTTCGTGGAAGACGACGGGAAGACGATCGGCCGCATCATCCTGCTGTATCCGACCGAGCCGATTCAAAGCGCCATCAAAACGCTGCGAGAAACGTTCGTCGGCATCGCCATCCTGGCGGTTGTTTGCTCCGCCGTTCTTATTTTTTTGATTTCCGGAAAAATCGTTCAGCCTCTTTTGCGGATGATTCGGATTACGAAGCAGATTTCGGAAGGGAGGCATGACTGGGACCTGGGCATCCGCGGCTCGGATGAAATTGCCCAGCTCGCCAATGCCATCCGCCGAATGTCGGCTAATCTGCAGCAGTACAAAGAGCAGCGAAGACAATTCCTGGCTGATATATCCCATGAATTGCGCACGCCGCTTACCTACATGAAAGGCTACTCCGAAGTGCTCCATCTCGGATTGGTGCAAGAAAAGCAGGATCGCGACAGGTATCTGCAGCTTCTTTATCATCAAAGCGTCCAGATGCAGCGGCTGGTCGAGGACTTGTTCGAGCTGGCGCACCTGGAGCAAGATTCGTTTAAGCTGACCTTGAAGCGGGTGTCCCTGGACAAGATCATCCATCACGCCCTGGAGCTGATGGCCGGCCCGTTGGATCAAAAGAACATCGCCCTGTCGTATTCGCCCTCTCCTACGCCGCTTTACGTCGAAGGCGACGACCGCAGGCTGCATCAGGTCATCGTGAACCTGCTTGACAACGCCTTGAAATATACTCCCTCGGGAGGAGAGATCGCGGTGTCGACGTCTCAGGACGGCCATCTGGCGATCGTCCAGATCACCGATACAGGCGTGGGAATTCCTCACGAGGAGCTTCCTCGCATTTGGGAACGGCTGTACCGGGTCGACAAGTCGCGCTCGCGGGCAACCGGCGGAACCGGCCTCGGGCTCGCGATTTGCCATGAGATCATCCAGCTGCATCACGGGAGCATCGCCGTGGAGAGCGAGGAGGACAAGGGATCCCAATTCCGAGTGGGAATCCCTCTGAGCCGCTAGCGATGCCGGCCTCATCCTGCAACATCCAACCGGCGTCCCGCTGTTCAACTATACGTGATCGCTTGCCTCCCCATCTGTTCCCAGGCCTCTTGGAAAGAAGCCCGCTGCGCCTTGCGCGGGCTTTGCTCGGCCAACGGATCGTTGAAGTAGACGAAGCGGTCATCGAAGCCCGTCAAGAGGACCGAATGCTCTCGATACGTAATACGGATCGGTCCCGAGGGAGTTTGCCACGTTTGGAACATCGATTCCGGCAAGGCGCTGAACCGGCTGTTGATGATGACCCACACCGGCTTTCCTTGCTGGAGAGAGTACAGCGCGCTCTCCAGATCGCTCCCCGTCAAATCGATGACTCGGCCAGGCAAATAGGCTTCCGCCAGCTTACTTATAGGCTTGTGGTAGACGCCGTAGCCAGGGTTGGAAAAGCTGTACATGTCTCCCACAAAACCGGTATTGGGATGACCAAAATGGACCACGCCATTTTTTCGGGAGTAGGGCGTCGGATCTTTTTGAATTTCCCGTGCAAGCTGCATTTTATCCGCGTCGATACCGGCATGCTGGAGCATCATGGCAAGACTGGTCACTTCGCATCCTCGCGCCAGCTCAGGCATTTGTTGGAGAAGAGGGGCATCGATCAAGGCCGCTTCGGCATAGACCTGGCCGGACTTCCATACCGTTCGTTCTTTATACCGATGGGTTATGCTCGCATTTTCCAACGATTCGGCCAATCGGAACGCTTCGGCAAAAGTGGAATAGGAATGTATGACCCGTCCGTTCTGAAGCACCGTGAAGGGTCCGGCCTCCTTGCCGGGCTCTTCCATTCGTTTTTGATCCGTAAGGGAAGGTGCCGGCAAGGGTTCGGGACTGGACAAAGGCTTGCCGCCAATCGGGGCTGAATTCCTGTCGTCGAGCCAAATGATGGCGATCAAGCCGCAGGCCACGACCGACATCAGAAGGTTCAACCCCACGATAACTCTAAGCGAGTCCGGATTCCTCGATGGCTTCCGAGAGGCCATAGACTGTTATCTCCTCGCCTCTAAAAAAGATTGGACCGCGTAATGTACATCTGATGCCATAGGATGAAGACAAGCAGCGTCCATAATTTGCGGCTTGCGTCGTACTTGCCTTCCCGATGGTCCTCCAGCATGCGCAAAGCATGCTCGCGATTGATCCAAGGCACGCGGGACGTCTCAAGCAGCTCCTTGGCCCAGCCGTACCATTCGCGTCTCAGCCAGACCCGTATGGGCACGGGGAACCCGAGCTTTCTGCGGGACTGTACGTCAGGCGGGACAAAATCCTTCATCGCTTCGCGCAAGAGCAGCTTCGTCGACGACTTGGAAATCTTGTACTTCGTCGGGATTTTTGAAGCGAACTCAAAAACCTTCGTATCGACAAAAGGAACGCGCAGCTCAAGAGAATGGGCCATCGACATCTTATCTGCTTTCATTAAAATATTGCCGCGCAGCCAGGTGTGGATGTCGATGTATTGCATGGTCGTCACATCGTCGTAACCGGCCGCCTTCGCATAAATAGGCCCCGTTACTTCGCGAGCCGAACCATACTCGTGCGAGAGGTTTTTCGGCAGTACGATCGTCTTCTCCTGGTCCAAAAAAATCTTTGCATTGCCATAATAGCGTTCTTGCAGGGACTGGCTTCCGCGCGCCAGATATCCCTTTCCTTTCATTCCATCCGGCATCCGCTCCGATAGGCGGCCGGCCAGCTTTCGCATGCCTGGCGGCAACGAGGTCATCCATTGCAGCGACATCGGCTCGCGATAAATGTTGTACCCGCCGAAAAACTCGTCCGCCCCTTCTCCAGAGAAGACGACTTTAACCGATTGGCTCGCCAGTCGCGATACGAAATAAATGCCTGCGGCCGATGGGTCGGCGATCGGTTCGTCCATATGCCAGATCATGTTCGGAAGCTCGTCCAGATAGGCTTGCGCATCGATTGAAATTTCATGATGCTCGGTCCCGAGATAGGCGGCGGTTTTGGCCGATAGCTCCAATTCGCTGTACCCCGGCTCATCAAAGCCGACGGAGAACGTTCGGGTAGGCTCCATCTTCTGCAGCATCCCCACCAAGCTGCTGGAGTCTACGCCTCCAGACAGAAACGCGCCTCTGGGCACATCGCTGTTCCTATGCTTGCTGACCGAGTCGAGCAGAACGCTCCTCGCCTCCTCGACCAGATCCGAGAAGGGACGCGACTCGTCGATGTTGAACGTCGGATTGTAATAAGGGTCGATCTTCAACGTCCCGTTTTTGATCGTCAGCATATGGCCCGCGCCTAGCTTATGGATGCCCTTGAACATCGTTGCGGGCTCGGGCACGTACTGGAACGTCAAGTAGTGATAAAAGGATTGCCCGTCGACTTCCCGATCGATCATGGAAGAGGCCAGGAGCGATTTGATCTCCGATGAGATCATGTACCCGGTAGCCGTTTCGGCATAATAAACGGGCTTGATTCCGAAAGGATCGCGCGCCGCAAGCAAAACATCTCGATTTTTATCCCAGATGACAAAGCCGAACATCCCGCGGAGATAAGTGACGCATTGCTCCCCGGTTTCTTCATAAAGCCTTAAAATAACTTCGGAATCGGATTCCGTATGGAAGGCATGGCCCTTTTCCTGCAGCCATGCGCGCAGTTCCTTGTAATTGTAGATTTCCCCGTTGAAAACGAGCCAGACTCCGTTCTCCGCGCTGCCTAGGGGCTGAGCGCCATGCTCCACATCCACAATGCTCAATCGACGAAAGCCAAGTCCTACATGCCCATCGACAACCTGTCCCGCGTCATCCGGTCCACGGTGCGCGACGACATCGGTCATGCCGAGGATTTGCTCCGAGTGAACCGGTATTCCATATCGGTTATAAACAGCTACGATTCCGCACATGCCGGCAGCTCCTC encodes:
- a CDS encoding thiamine-binding protein translates to MANALVSIQILPTTPGGQSVLPYVDRAIDIIKEAGVPYRVAPLETTMEGDLQELLAVVARMSEAMADLGCPSVISQVKIYYNPENGASMDRLLENYPDGQ
- a CDS encoding ABC transporter substrate-binding protein; its protein translation is MGNRNRWTSGVLAAALAIGLAGCGGTAEENGGAAATDAPLQKVKVVLDWTPNTNHTGLYVARDKGYFKEHGLDVEIVQPPEGTAADTLVAKGEAQFGVGYQENLTLARTQELPLVSVAAVIQHNTSGFASPADKGIKEPKDFEGKTYGGWGAPVEQEVLASLMQEQQAEVGKVRIVNMGNADFFTAVKRDIDFAWIFYGWTGVEAELRGEQLNMVYLTDYSDKLDYYTPLLQTSEKLIAEQPELVRAFVAGASEGYEEAIRDPEGAADVLIAAVPDLNPELVRASQKWLSPKYQDDAARWGEQKAEVWNGYADWMVEHGLMDAKPDLAKAFTNEFLPEGK
- a CDS encoding GerAB/ArcD/ProY family transporter — encoded protein: MDNRGVSAGQIAIFLILFCIGSTPMFELGIEAGQDSWIALSAAAAAGLGVLWVYRTLQNRAPEEDLAGLFKLHFGKALGTLLGIAFALLIAYESMRNVRDFGELTAMTLLPETPLWCTMLLIVGIGFYTVTKGVDTFFRIAQVLLPVLAGSYMLLLVLLLASGRIDPDRLRPVLEHGPMPVLQAAFPNLIAFPFSQTIVLLVFWKYAAANKQTGAASYAAYGLVAIFLIAVNAVIMMVLGPAMASIKALPTLEAVELIRLANFIERLDILVTLLLYIGLYVKISALYLASALLLRSACRLPLPAGAIGLGALIYGTSFLEPTNTFHLWLGLELGLKLTPFYQLVLPGIMLLTGVGWVKRKAERQRKKKAGEGQGGAEPAPRAQPSA
- a CDS encoding Ger(x)C family spore germination protein; translated protein: MRARRRRRRESPRRRMTLRRLTLALLLTLLPIGAAGCWDRQELNELGIISATAVDVTESGRWRISYQLVIPSAISAQGAYVGLSSAPFNVFTTEGESFRGAVSRATQEMSRRLYFGHNQIVVVSEEAARKGISELIEAYMRNGDSRETVMMFVTEGNARKLLEQLLPMEKISGAGIVRLITQEGNHGGNFRQMTVFNVAQDLLGPVRVTGVPGIGLSGSDEPVDSVDAAKKTYTGAKIRLQRLGAFKEGRLVGWLSTHEARGLLWVRGQAKETTVSFSCPDEKLKRNSIRLRRTHARVRPYREGEGWRMRIEESAEGTLLEYNCEGSLDKPQDLERLEERIERELRNDMESGIRASQRLGADLAGFGQALRLSDPRGWKEVEKEWNEQVYPQVRSEFDLHVKIARTGRSNRSYVQAAEDARRKE
- a CDS encoding spore germination protein, encoding MASEDGNGAAAEAGVRSASSGVDREGSGKSAGMPTDARGGAGDGRSGDEPGAGGEGAGRAGKDRSRDGFAKGASSPGRRKSATPLSTSLAANAQAIRRQFGDSADLRLRMTGSPALPDVRLAVLYVQGIVDESVISETILGKLQSAAPPEEGSRPERIGLAAAAERLRSGTITSGLTQSVPTLEQALDALLLGCCLVLIDGIGTALAADADGGERRPVSEPISQTVIRGPQQGFAESLSTNLGLLRRIIRSERLTVESTRIGRQTCTEVALVYLQDAVRPELVAEARRRLAAIDVDGIVDSGYIEEFIQDKTFTFFPTLLSTERPDQAAAYLLEGHVAVLSDGSPFALLAPVTMVRFFQSPEDYYQRWDIASFLRVLRFSAFLISLHLPALYIAITTFHQEMMPTNLLISLSAQREGAPFPALMEALLMELTFEVLREAGVRMPRAIGPAISIVGALVIGTATVQAGLVSAAMVIIVAFTAISSFVAPQVNIASAARLMRFLFMLSAGVLGFVGIISLDLILIIHLAGLYSFGVPYLSPMAPWVKGSWRDTILRMPRWTMTLRPLLARKGNRKRQSGVKPGGGGP
- a CDS encoding response regulator transcription factor — encoded protein: MPSYLSEPARRILIVDDELPMQDLLQVYLHSEGFQTRTASNGLEALEKIKEDEFDLILLDLMLPGMDGFDICKAVREISTVPIIMLTAREGTVDKVVGLKMGADDYITKPFEAREMLARMEAIFRRQHFQEKQRRRSDRQEAGVTLFFKGLQLNLRTHQAYLDDQELLFTPKEFAILKLFLSNKGRIFHREDILGMLWGDRQINDDRTVDTHIKNIREKLTKGGLKGSDVIKTIWGTGYICHDTKQAE
- a CDS encoding sensor histidine kinase, giving the protein MIRNRLNSISVKLGAVWILLFMVLLMCIGSLLYMFFIRFYTENALSEQVQRNESYAAVLNDHFDQTTMAHVLLTESRTDNLLIVVDQFNTIKGASKAVESLPDDYRSDIIYHGQNKDRHGPVINSDWKNEPYFVTEAFVEDDGKTIGRIILLYPTEPIQSAIKTLRETFVGIAILAVVCSAVLIFLISGKIVQPLLRMIRITKQISEGRHDWDLGIRGSDEIAQLANAIRRMSANLQQYKEQRRQFLADISHELRTPLTYMKGYSEVLHLGLVQEKQDRDRYLQLLYHQSVQMQRLVEDLFELAHLEQDSFKLTLKRVSLDKIIHHALELMAGPLDQKNIALSYSPSPTPLYVEGDDRRLHQVIVNLLDNALKYTPSGGEIAVSTSQDGHLAIVQITDTGVGIPHEELPRIWERLYRVDKSRSRATGGTGLGLAICHEIIQLHHGSIAVESEEDKGSQFRVGIPLSR
- a CDS encoding C39 family peptidase, with amino-acid sequence MNLLMSVVACGLIAIIWLDDRNSAPIGGKPLSSPEPLPAPSLTDQKRMEEPGKEAGPFTVLQNGRVIHSYSTFAEAFRLAESLENASITHRYKERTVWKSGQVYAEAALIDAPLLQQMPELARGCEVTSLAMMLQHAGIDADKMQLAREIQKDPTPYSRKNGVVHFGHPNTGFVGDMYSFSNPGYGVYHKPISKLAEAYLPGRVIDLTGSDLESALYSLQQGKPVWVIINSRFSALPESMFQTWQTPSGPIRITYREHSVLLTGFDDRFVYFNDPLAEQSPRKAQRASFQEAWEQMGRQAITYS
- the asnB gene encoding asparagine synthase (glutamine-hydrolyzing), with protein sequence MCGIVAVYNRYGIPVHSEQILGMTDVVAHRGPDDAGQVVDGHVGLGFRRLSIVDVEHGAQPLGSAENGVWLVFNGEIYNYKELRAWLQEKGHAFHTESDSEVILRLYEETGEQCVTYLRGMFGFVIWDKNRDVLLAARDPFGIKPVYYAETATGYMISSEIKSLLASSMIDREVDGQSFYHYLTFQYVPEPATMFKGIHKLGAGHMLTIKNGTLKIDPYYNPTFNIDESRPFSDLVEEARSVLLDSVSKHRNSDVPRGAFLSGGVDSSSLVGMLQKMEPTRTFSVGFDEPGYSELELSAKTAAYLGTEHHEISIDAQAYLDELPNMIWHMDEPIADPSAAGIYFVSRLASQSVKVVFSGEGADEFFGGYNIYREPMSLQWMTSLPPGMRKLAGRLSERMPDGMKGKGYLARGSQSLQERYYGNAKIFLDQEKTIVLPKNLSHEYGSAREVTGPIYAKAAGYDDVTTMQYIDIHTWLRGNILMKADKMSMAHSLELRVPFVDTKVFEFASKIPTKYKISKSSTKLLLREAMKDFVPPDVQSRRKLGFPVPIRVWLRREWYGWAKELLETSRVPWINREHALRMLEDHREGKYDASRKLWTLLVFILWHQMYITRSNLF